One part of the Hippoglossus hippoglossus isolate fHipHip1 chromosome 11, fHipHip1.pri, whole genome shotgun sequence genome encodes these proteins:
- the chd4a gene encoding chromodomain-helicase-DNA-binding protein 4a isoform X6: MSGSEDERDEYGAPEERLLHDDDEEEISENETPKVKKKKKAKKSRESKGSKRRSRREELPISSPEHMDVGGAEEVEGGVAVHRTDSEGSDYTPGRKKKKRASSGKEKKRSSSGAERSSSKKKEPEPEEDDDDDDDDSSEPKSSSQLLDDWGMEDIDHVFTEEDYRSLTNYKAFSQFVRPLIAAKNPKIAVSKMMMVLGAKWREFSTNNPLRGAAAANAALATANVPAAVDNMVAEVVPIAPPPPAPVEPPPPPAPPLRKAKTKEGKGPNARKKTKPTPKPQDKKNNAKTKKVAPLKIKLGGFNSKRKRSSSEEDEPEVDSDFEDGSMNSVSVSEGSNSRSSRTKKKQSSKSKPKKKKEAEDGDGYETDHQDYCEVCQQGGEIILCDTCPRAYHMVCLDPDMEKAPEGTWSCPHCEKEGIQWEAREEVSEVEEDPVEAEMEEDDHHMEFCRVCKDGGELLCCDSCPSSYHIHCLNPPLPEIPNGEWICPRCTCAPIKGKIQKILTWRWGAIPPPTPVPRPPELAADAPDPSPLVGRPDREFFAKWSSMSYWHCSWVTELQLELHCQVMFRNYQRKNDMDEPPPIDSGEGEENKSLKRKSKDPMYAQLEEKYLRFGIKMEWLMIHRIINHSVDRKNNVHYLIKWRELAYDQATWEADDMDVPEFDPYKVQYWHHRELMMGDEGRPGKKIKVKGRFKRPDRPPENPVIDPTIKFERQPEYLDVTGGTLHPYQLEGLNWLRFSWAQGTDTILADEMGLGKTVQTAVFLSSLYKEGHSKGPFLVSAPLSTIINWEREFEMWAPDIYVVTYVGDKDSRAVIRENEFSYEDNAIRGGKKASRMKKDSAVKFHVLLTSYELITIDMAILGSIDWACLVVDEAHRLKNNQSKFFRVLNNYPLQHKLLLTGTPLQNNLEELFHLLNFLTPLRFSNLEGFLEEFADIAKEDQIKKLHDMLGPHMLRRLKADVFKHMPSKTELILRVELSPMQKKYYKFILTKNFEALNTKGGGNQVSLLNVVMDLKKCCNHPYLFPAAAMEAPRMPNGMYDGGALVKGAGKLTLLQKMMRKLKNGGHRVLIFSQMTKMLDLLEDFLENEGYKYERIDGGITGGMRQEAIDRFNAPGAPQFAFLLSTRAGGLGINLATADTVVIYDSDWNPHNDIQAFSRAHRIGQNKKVMIYRFVTKASVEERITQVAKKKMMLTHLVVRPGLGSKTGSMSKQELDDILKFGTEQLFKDELEGFHRSNNKEEDSSIIHYDDKAIDRLLDRNQDATDDTELQSMNEYLSSFKVAQYVVKDEEEEEEEVQREIIKQEESVDPDYWEKLLRHHYEQQQEDLARNLGKGKRIRKQVNYNDGSQEDRADWQDDQSDGQSDYSVASEEGDEDFDERSEANSRRPNRKGLRNDKDKPLPPLLARVGGNIEVLGFNSRQRKAFLNAVMRYGMPPQDAFTTQWLVRDLRGKSEKEFKAYVSLFMRHLCEPGADGAETFADGVPREGLSRQHVLTRIGVMSLIRKKVQEFEHVNGQWSMPWMAELEENKRAAAQPESPGKTPSTGTPADTQPNTPAPVDESLKSDEALKEGEKEVKKEVEAEKNSKEPAKVSDEVIAIPDDDEKSPPAAEEEEKKKNGEEPMETDKPSKGEAESAKEKEGETEEKKEKEKEKEKEGVSEKKSPEAAEETKTPSEEKTDAAEVKPEDVEVKAEEKKEDKTEKMETTPAADEKKADTKEEKETPKEEATAKLQNGESKESAAPTPAAAAATAATPAAAAATAAAGATAPAAAATAAAVSEEKKKAKTRFMFNIADGGFTELHSLWQNEERAATVTKKTNEIWHRRHDYWLLAGIIQHGYARWQDIQNDVKFAILNEPFKGEMNRGNFLEIKNKFLARRFKLLEQALVIEEQLRRAAYLNMSEDPSHPSMALNTRFSEVECLAESHQHLSKESMSGNKPANAVLHKVLKQLEELLSDMKADVTRLPATIARIPPVAVRLQMSERNILSRLASRGPETQTQAQTQQMSQQ; encoded by the exons ATGTCTGGAAGCGAGGACGAGCGGGATGAGTACGGAGCCCCGGAGGAGCGGTTACTGCACG ATGACGATGAGGAGGAGATCTCGGAGAACGAGACTCcgaaggtgaagaagaagaaaaaggccaagaagagcagagagagtaaAGGCAGCAAGAGGCGGTCGCGCAgagag GAACTTCCCATCAGCTCCCCGGAGCACATGGACGTCGGAGGGGCCGAAGAGGTGGAAGGTGGTGTCGCTGTGCACCGCACGGACAGCGAGGGCAGCGACTACACTCCAGGgcgcaagaagaagaagagggccAGCAGTggcaaggagaagaagaggagcagctcCGGGGCCGAGCGGAGCTCCTCCAAGAAGAAGGAGCCGGAGCCCGAGGAAgacgatgacgacgacgatgacgacAGCTCG GAGCCAAAGTCTTCATCCCAGCTGCTGGATGACTGGGGAATGGAGGACATTGACCACGTTTTCACTGAGGAAGACTACCGCTCTCTGACCAACTACAAGGCCTTCAGCCAGTTCGTCAg GCCCCTCATCGCAGCCAAGAACCCCAAGATCGCAGTGTCCAAGATGATGATGGTTCTGGGCGCCAAGTGGCGTGAGTTCAGCACCAACAACCCGCTAAGGGGAGCCGCTGCTGCCAACGCCGCCCTGGCCACCGCCAACGTACCTGCCGCTGTGGACAACATGGTGGCAGAGGTTGTCCCGATTGCCCCTCCACCTCCGGCCCCAGTAGAGCCCCCGCCGCCGCCTGCGCCGCCGCTACGGAAGGCCAAGACCAAGGAAGGCAAAG GTCCGAACGCCCGCAAGAAGACAAAACCTACGCCGAAGCctcaagacaaaaaaaataatgccAAGACCAAGAAAGTGGCTCCTCTCAAAATCAAACTTGGCGGCTTCAACAGCAAAAGGAAACGCTCGTCG AGCGAAGAGGACGAGCCTGAAGTAGACAGCGACTTCGAGGACGGCAGCATGAACAGTGTCTCCGTCTCAGAGGGATCGAACAGTCGCAGCAGCCGAACCAAAAAGAAGCAGTCGTCCAAGAGCAAacccaagaagaagaaag AAGCTGAGGATGGAGACGGGTATGAGACGGACCACCAGGATTACTGCGAGGTGTGTCAGCAGGGCGGCGAGATCATCCTGTGTGACACTTGTCCGAGAGCGTACCACATGGTCTGCCTGGACCCCGACATGGAGAAGGCCCCCGAGGGCACCTGGAGCTGCCCGCACTGT GAGAAGGAGGGCATCCAGTGGGAggccagggaggaagtctcAGAGGTCGAGGAGGACCCCGTCGAGGCAGAAATGGAGGAGGACGACCACCACATGGAGTTCTGCAGGGTCTGCAAAGACGGAGGAGAGCTGCTCTGCTGCGACTCGTGCCCCTCGTCCTACCACATCCACTGCCTCAACCCGCCGCTCCCGGAGATCCCCAACGGAGAGTGGATCTGCCCGCGCTGCACG tgtGCCCCCATAAAGGGGAAGATCCAAAAGATCCTGACTTGGCGTTGGGGCGCCATTCCTCCCCCCACTCCTGTCCCTCGCCCTCCGGAGCTTGCAGCAGACGCCCCCGACCCCTCCCCGCTGGTAGGGCGGCCGGACAGGGAGTTCTTCGCCAAGTGGTCCAGCATGTCGTACTGGCACTGCTCCTGGGTCACAGAGCTCCAG ctGGAACTCCACTGCCAGGTGATGTTCAGGAACTACCAGAGGAAGAACGACATGGACGAGCCGCCGCCCATCGACTCTGGCGAAGGGGAGGAGAACAAGAGCTTGAAAAGGAAAAGCAAGGACCCCATGTACgcacagctggaggagaagtACCTCCGCTTCGGGATCAAGATGGAGTGGCTGATGATCCACCGCATCATCAACCACAG TGTGGACAGAAAGAACAACGTCCACTACCTGATCAAGTGGCGAGAGCTGGCGTACGACCAGGCGACGTGGGAGGCCGACGACATGGACGTTCCCGAGTTTGACCCGTACAAAGTGCAGTACTGGCACCACAG GGAGCTGATGATGGGAGACGAGGGGAGACCCGGCAAGAAGATAAAGGTCAAAGGACGATTCAAGCGTCCGGACAGGCCTCCAGAGAACCCCGTCATAGAC CCGACGATAAAGTTTGAGCGTCAGCCGGAGTACCTGGACGTCACGGGCGGGACGCTGCACCCCTACCAGCTGGAGGGTCTGAACTGGCTGCGGTTCTCCTGGGCTCAGGGCACAGACACCATCCTGGCTGACGAGATGGGGCTGGGGAAGACGGTGCAGACGGCCGTCTTCCTCTCCTCGCTGTACAAAGAG GGCCACTCCAAGGGGCCGTTCCTGGTCAGCGCGCCGCTCTCCACCATCATCAACTGGGAGCGAGAGTTTGAAATGTGGGCGCCCGACATTTATGTTGTGACATACGTTGGCGACAAAGACAGCAGGGCCGTCATCCGAGAGAACGAGTTCTCCTACGAGGACAACGCCATCCGAGGAGGGAAGAAGGCCTCCAGGATGAAG AAAGACTCGGCAGTCAAGTTCCACGTCCTGCTGACGTCCTACGAGCTGATCACCATCGACATGGCGATCCTGGGCTCCATAGACTGGGCCTGCCTGGTGGTGGATGAGGCTCACAGGCTGAAAAACAACCAGTCCAAG TTTTTCCGGGTGTTGAACAACTACCCTCTGCAgcacaagctgctgctgactgGAACTCCTCTGCAGAACAACCTGGAGGAGCTTTTCCACTTGCTCAACTTCCTCACACCTCTGCGGTTCAG TAACCTGGAAGGCTTCCTGGAGGAGTTCGCCGACATCGCCAAGGAGGACCAGATCAAGAAGCTGCACGACATGCTGGGTCCGCACATGCTCAGGAGGCTGAAGGCCGACGTCTTCAAGCACATGCCCTCCAAGACCGAGCTCATCCTGCGAGTGGAGCTCAGCCCCATGCAGAA GAAGTACTACAAATTCATCCTGACAAAAAACTTTGAGGCCCTGAACACCAAAGGTGGAGGAAACCAGGTTTCTCTGCTCAACGTGGTCATGGACCTGAAGAAATGCTGCAACCACCCCTACCTCTTCCCTGCGGCCGCTATG GAAGCTCCGAGGATGCCCAACGGGATGTACGACGGCGGCGCTCTCGTTAAGGGTGCCGGGAAACTGACGTTGCTGCAGAAGATGATGAGGAAGCTGAAGAATGGAGGACACAGAGTACTTATCTTTTCACAG ATGACGAAGATGTTGGACCTGCTGGAGGATTTCCTGGAGAACGAGGGCTACAAGTACGAGAGGATCGACGGAGGAATCACAGGCGGGATGAGACAGGAAGCCATCGATCGCTTCAACG CTCCTGGAGCCCCTCAGTTCGCCTTCCTGCTCTCAACGAGAGCCGGAGGTCTGGGTATCAACTTGGCCACCGCTGACACCGTCGTGATCTACGACTCGGACTGGAACCCTCACAACGACATCCAG GCCTTCAGCCGAGCTCATCGTATCGGTCAGAACAAGAAGGTGATGATCTACCGCTTCGTTACCAAGgcctctgtggaggagaggatcACTCAG GTCGCCAAGAAGAAGATGATGCTGACTCACCTGGTGGTCAGACCTGGCCTCGGATCCAAGACCGGCTCAATGTCCAAACAGGAGCTGGACGACATCCTCAAGTTCGGAACCGAGCAGCTCTTCAAGGACGAGTTAGAGG GTTTTCACCGGTCTAACAACAAGGAGGAGGACAGCAGCATCATTCACTACGACGACAAGGCCATCGACCGGCTGCTGGACAGAAACCAGGACGCCACCGACGACACGGAGCTGCAGAGCATGAACGAGTACCTGAGCTCCTTCAAGGTGGCTCAGTACGTGGtcaaagacgaggaggaggag gaggaggaggtgcagcggGAGATCATAAAGCAGGAAGAGAGCGTGGATCCCGACTACTGGGAGAAGCTGCTGCGTCACCACtacgagcagcagcaggaggatctGGCCCGAAACCTCGGCAAAGGCAAACGAATCCGCAAGCAGGTCAACTACAACGACGGCTCCCAAGAAGACAGAG CTGATTGGCAGGATGACCAATCCGACGGCCAATCGGATTACTCTGTGGCCTCAGAGGAAGGAGACGAGGACTTTGACGAGCGATCAGAAG ctaaCTCCCGCAGGCCGAACAGGAAGGGCCTCCGCAACGACAAGGACAAACCACTGCCCCCCCTGCTGGCCAGGGTGGGAGGCAACATCGAG GTGTTGGGTTTCAACTCTCGGCAGAGGAAGGCCTTCCTGAACGCAGTGATGCGTTATGGGATGCCTCCCCAGGATGCCTTCACCACCCAGTGGCTGGTCCGAGACCTGCGAGGGAAGTCTGAGAAAGAGTTCAA ggcCTACGTCTCTCTGTTCATGCGTCACCTTTGCGAGCCCGGAGCTGATGGCGCCGAGACCTTCGCAGACGGCGTCCCCAGGGAAGGGTTGTCACGGCAACATGTCCTCACCCGTATCGGCGTGATGTCGCTTATTCGAAAGAAG GTGCAGGAGTTTGAGCACGTGAACGGTCAGTGGTCGATGCCGTGGATGGCCGAGCTGGAGGAGAACAAGAGGGCGGCAGCTCAGCCCGAGTCGCCCGGGAAAACCCCGTCCACCGGAACCCCCGCTGACACGCAGCCCAACACTCCTGctccag ttgaCGAGTCGCTAAAGAGCGACGAGGCTttgaaggaaggagagaaggaggtgaagaaagaggTCGAGGCAGAAAAGAACAGCAAAGAGCCGGCGAAGGTGTCGGACGAG GTGATCGCGATTCCAGACGATGACGAGAAGAGTCCGCCAgcagcggaggaagaggagaagaagaagaacgggGAGGAGCCGATGGAGACGGACAAACCCAGcaaaggagaagcagagagcgcgaaagagaaggagggcgagacggaggagaagaaggagaaagagaaggagaaggagaaagaaggcGTGAGCGAGAAGAAAAGTCcggaggcagcagaggaaacaaagactCCTTCAGAGGAAAAGACGGACGCGGCAGAGGTCAAACCTGAGGACGTGGAGGTCAAAG cagaagaaaagaaagaagacaaGACAGAAAAGATGGAAACAACACCGGCTGCAGACGAAAAGAAAG CCGATacgaaggaggagaaagagactcCGAAGGAGGAGGCGACGGCCAAACTGCAGAACGGCGAAAGCAAGGAGAGCGCCGCCCCCACccccgctgctgccgctgccactgctgccacccccgccgccgccgctgccacTGCTGCCGCTGGCGCCACTGCCCCCGCCGCCGCTGCCACTGCTGCAGCCGTCagcgaggagaagaagaaggcgAAGACCAGGTTCATGTTCAACATCGCAGACGGAGGATTCAcag AGTTGCACTCCTTGTGGCAGAACGAGGAGCGCGCTGCCACGGTTACCAAGAAAACCAATGAGATTTGGCATCGTCGCCATGACTACTGGCTGCTGGCCGGCATCATACA ACACGGCTACGCTCGCTGGCAGGACATCCAGAACGACGTGAAGTTCGCCATCCTCAACGAGCCCTTCAAGGGGGAGATGAACCGAGGGAACTTCCTGGAAATCAAGAACAAGTTCCTCGCCAGACGCTTCAAG CTGTTGGAGCAGGCGCTGGTGATCGAGGAGCAGCTGCGCCGCGCCGCCTACCTCAACATGTCGGAGGACCCCTCCCACCCCTCCATGGCCCTCAACACGCGCTTCAGCGAGGTGGAGTGTCTGGCAGAGTCGCACCAGCACCTCAGCAAAGAGTCCATGTCCGGGAACAAGCCGGCCAACGCCGTCCTGCACAAAG tGCTGAAGCAGTtggaggagctgctgagtgACATGAAGGCAGATGTCACCCGTCTCCCAGCAACCATCGCCCGGATACCGCCGGTCGCCGTGCGGCTCCAGATGTCCGAGAGGAACATTCTGAGCCGGCTGGCGAGCCGAGGCCCCGAGACACAGACGcaggcacagacacaacag ATGTCGCAGCAGTAA